In Macadamia integrifolia cultivar HAES 741 chromosome 13, SCU_Mint_v3, whole genome shotgun sequence, one DNA window encodes the following:
- the LOC122058866 gene encoding putative E3 ubiquitin-protein ligase LIN-1, giving the protein MASLKELIAEEGTRHAEYHRNRRRVKSRDRISSSDSIVLPIYICHGRKSFDFSTQKSDKTPARNGSSVFSSEREDSKSKRSNSKSFKAEGLQNDEPAIDEAAIRAVISILTGYVGRFSKDRRFRETLRANCYSCMVIRKEGLDDGVLAKIEVGIKNVERVAENHETTKELKIKSLQSPKQLLSSVASLNSRNAKNASHLSACAELYLSIVYKLEKNDSVSASHLLQVFSNSPFLARTHLLPDLWEHFFLPHLLHLKIWYGKEAELVLSLDSRERERRMKTLSKVYNDKMDMGTSQFALYYKEWLRVGARAPPIPSVPLPSSPNYGLSGKKVSMSSLSPGSAINENLYQAVFGRTHERKSLELEDGRNGYLNDEVLAMAKEERASSDENNFKLSSSVHSLKGGGDQRSLIKNCKNAKTELGPRTKKTDYFRLLPCRNETATSLLRGSHMFKNEIIHKEENSHIPPSNLSTAISTICTSDSLSDCEIAIRVLAKAWLDSNGDLATKTKLFKAPLIEGLIEVLFTSEDNEILELSISILAELVARNEMNSQIILNSDPQLEIFMRLLRSTSLFLKASVLLYLLKPKAKQMLSIEWVPLVLRVLEFGDQLQILFTIRCSPQEAAFYLLGQLLTGFDEDRNVENAMEVVSLGGLSLLIQRLEKGDTLSRMNAASIISCCIQADRSCRHYLADNLKKSCIIELLVLGNRSRSGNSECVLSLLIELVCLHRRTQVNKFLNGLKNEGGIFNIMHILLVYLQQAPLEQRPLVAAILLQLDLLGDPLQCSVYREEAVDAIVASLECKTSDKIQEQSGRALLLLGGRFSYMGKSSVETWLLNQAGFDESSEDSFHGKEIVVDQILESNEEDEATEDWQWRTASALLTSGSKRFLIALSKCIANGMPCLAWASMVTVAWLSSLLSSIQDASLQSMACLILVPRLLECLNYDKALEERVLASLSLMNLIKNSECVSMVSRLDKELIGPLRNLTLVTWTAEQLLSIAAENSNYHQYPDLEIMPQ; this is encoded by the exons TCGAAAAAGCTTCGATTTTTCAACTCAGAAGAGTGACAAGACCCCTGCACGAAATGGGTCCTCTGTTTTTTCTTCGGAAAGAGAGGATTCGAAGTCGAAGAGATCGAATTCCAAGTCATTCAAGGCAGAAGGTTTACAAAACGATGAGCCTGCAATCGATGAAGCTGCCATCCGTGCTGTAATTTCAATTCTCACTGGGTATGTAGGGAGATTTAGTAAGGATAGAAGATTTCGTGAAACATTGCGAGCAAATTGCTATTCTTGTATGGTGATAAGAAAGGAAGGCTTGGATGATGGGGTACTAGCAAAAATAGAAGTGGGAATCAAAAACGTTGAGAGAGTAGCAGAGAACCATGAGACAACGAAGGAATTGAAAATAAAGTCTTTGCAGAGTCCCAAACAGTTGTTGAGCTCCGTTGCCTCCTTGAATTCTCGAAACGCAAAGAATGCTTCACATCTCTCAGCTTGTGCAGAGCTCTACCTTTCTATTGTGTACAAGCTCGAGAAGAATGACAGTGTATCAGCAAGCCATCTTCTGCAGGTCTTCTCCAACTCGCCATTTCTGGCTAGAACCCACTTACTTCCTGACCTTTGGGAGCATTTCTTTCTGCCTCACCTTCTTCATCTTAAGATATGGTACGGCAAAGAAGCTGAATTAGTCTTGAGCTTGGATTCccgtgagagagaaagaaggatgaAGACTCTAAGCAAGGTCTACAATGACAAAATGGATATGGGTACTTCTCAGTTTGCTCTTTACTATAAGGAGTGGCTCAGAGTTGGGGCTAGAGCTCCTCCCATCCCTTCTGTGCCTCTACCATCAAGCCCAAATTATGGACTTTCAGGGAAGAAAGTATCGATGTCATCCCTTAGTCCGGGGTCTGCCATCAATGAGAATTT GTATCAAGCAGTCTTTGGTCGAACCCATGAGAGGAAATCCTTGGAACTTGAAGATGGTAGAAATGGATACCTAAATGATGAAGTATTGGCTATGGCAAAGGAGGAAAGAGCGTCAAGCGATGAGAACAACTTCAAGCTGAGCAGCTCTGTTCAT AGTCTGAAGGGAGGAGGTGATCAAAGATCATTGATCAAAAACTGCAAAAATGCAAAAACAGAGCTGGGGCCCCGGACCAAGAAAACAGACTATTTTCGGTTATTGCCGTGCCGAAATGAAACAGCAACAAGCTTACTTCGAGGAAGTCATATGTTCAAGAATGAGATTATCCACAAGGAAGAAAATTCTCATATTCCACCAAGTAATCTCAGCACTGCAATTTCCACCATTTGCACCTCAGATAGCCTTAGTGACTGTGAGATTGCAATCCGTGTGCTTGCCAAAGCTTGGTTGGACTCAAATGGGGATCTGGCAACCAAGACTAAATTGTTTAAAGCACCTTTGATTGAGGGACTGATTGAGGTATTGTTTACTTCAGAAGACAATGAGATTCTAGAATTATCAATCTCAATTTTAGCAGAATTGGTAGCGAGGAATGAGATGAACAGTCAGATAATACTAAATTCGGACCCACAACTTGAAATCTTCATGAGACTTCTAAGAAGTACTAGTCTCTTTCTGAAGGCATCTGTGCTGCTTTACTTACTCAAGCCAAAAGCAAAACAGATGCTATCAATTGAATGGGTGCCACTAGTCCTCCGGGTGTTGGAGTTTGGGGACCAGTTGCAGATCTTGTTCACCATTCGCTGCAGTCCTCAAGAGGCAGCTTTCTACTTGCTAGGCCAACTTCTTACAGGTTTTGATGAGGACAGAAATGTAGAGAATGCTATGGAAGTTGTTTCCCTTGGAGGTCTGAGCTTACTGATCCAAAGACTCGAAAAAGGTGATACACTTAGTAGGATGAACGCTGCTTCTATCATATCCTGTTGCATTCAAGCCGATAGAAGTTGTAGACACTATTTAGCCGACAACTTAAAGAAGTCATGTATTATTGAGCTTCTTGTACTTGGAAACCGAAGCAGGTCTGGGAACAGTGAGTGTGTGCTGTCTTTACTAATCGAGTTGGTCTGCCTTCATAG AAGAACCCAGGTCAACAAGTTCttaaatggattgaagaatgaaGGTGGCATTTTTAACATAATGCACATATTGTTAGTCTACCTCCAGCAGGCACCACTTGAACAACGCCCATTGGTAGCAGCAATTTTATTACAACTAGATCTTCTG GGAGATCCTCTGCAGTGCAGTGTGTATAGGGAAGAAGCAGTAGATGCCATTGTAGCATCTTTGGAATGCAAAACAAGTGATAAGATCCAAGAACAATCAGGGAGGGCATTGTTACTTCTGGGAGGTCGTTTCTCTTACATGGGAAAGTCATCAGTTGAAACATGGCTGTTGAACCAAGCAGGCTTTGATGAGAGCTCAGAGGATTCATTCCATGGCAAGGAAATAGTTGTTGACCAAATCTTGGAATCG AATGAAGAGGATGAAGCCACTGAAGATTGGCAGTGGAGAACAGCAAGTGCCCTGCTCACTAGCGGCAGCAAAAGATTCTTGATTGCTCTTTCTAAGTGTATAGCCAATGGCATGCCATGTTTGGCCTGGGCAAGCATGGTCACTGTGGCATGGTTGAGTAGCTTGCTTTCCTCAATTCAAGATGCAAGCCTGCAGTCCATGGCATGCTTGATTCTTGTGCCTCGGCTGCTAGAATGTTTAAATTATGACAAAGCACTTGAGGAGAGGGTGCTTGCCTCTTTGTCATTaatgaatctcatcaagaattCAG AATGCGTCTCCATGGTCTCACGGTTGGATAAAGAGTTGATAGGCCCCCTACGGAACCTTACCCTCGTAACGTGGACAGCAGAACAACTTCTTTCCATTGCCGCAGAAAATTCAAACTATCATCAGTATCCTGATTTAGAAATCATGCCACAGTAG